One part of the uncultured Bacteroides sp. genome encodes these proteins:
- a CDS encoding thioredoxin-like domain-containing protein: MKKISLFIFGALVLASCNKEPKFNIKGTVSDAEGKMLYLEASGIEGVEALDSVKLKSDGEFSFKQLRPESPEFYRLRIDEKVVNFSVDSTETLDLKAKYGDFSTGYTITGSENCAKIKELTLMQIDLQNKIDGLVKDAQQNKITNDIFQDSVSGMISRYKDKVKTKYIFAAPNMTYAYFALFQRIGDYYAFDPMNSKEDIRCFQAVATSLTNAYPNAVRTKNLYNVVIKGLKNTRPAKQKTLQIPIDKISEAGLIDIDLKDVQGVSRKLSQLKGKVVLLDFVVYQSQASAEHNLNLRELYNKYASKGLQIYQVSLDADEHYWKTVTDKLPWICVRDEDGPESRYISLYNIKNVPTLFLINKNNELNSRFESLKNIESGLQKLL; this comes from the coding sequence ATGAAAAAAATTAGTTTATTCATATTTGGAGCTCTTGTTTTAGCATCTTGTAACAAAGAGCCCAAATTCAATATCAAAGGAACTGTATCTGATGCCGAAGGAAAAATGTTGTATCTTGAAGCTTCTGGCATTGAAGGAGTTGAAGCACTTGATTCTGTTAAACTGAAAAGTGATGGCGAATTTAGTTTTAAACAGTTGCGCCCCGAATCTCCGGAATTTTATCGATTGAGAATTGATGAGAAAGTAGTCAATTTTTCTGTTGACAGCACTGAGACTCTTGATCTTAAAGCTAAATATGGTGATTTTTCAACTGGATATACTATTACTGGATCAGAGAATTGTGCAAAAATAAAAGAGCTGACATTAATGCAGATTGATCTTCAAAACAAGATTGATGGATTAGTAAAAGATGCTCAACAAAATAAGATTACAAATGATATCTTTCAGGATAGTGTTTCTGGCATGATAAGCAGATATAAAGATAAGGTGAAAACTAAATATATTTTTGCTGCTCCTAATATGACGTATGCTTATTTTGCGCTTTTCCAGAGAATTGGTGATTATTATGCTTTCGATCCAATGAATAGCAAAGAAGATATTAGATGTTTTCAGGCTGTGGCTACTAGTTTAACTAATGCATATCCAAATGCTGTAAGAACAAAGAATTTATATAATGTTGTAATCAAGGGATTAAAGAATACAAGACCTGCGAAACAAAAAACACTGCAAATTCCAATAGATAAAATTTCTGAAGCAGGATTAATAGATATTGATTTGAAAGATGTTCAAGGTGTTTCTCGGAAGTTAAGTCAATTAAAGGGTAAGGTTGTGTTATTAGATTTTGTAGTTTACCAGAGTCAGGCTTCTGCTGAACATAATCTTAACTTGCGTGAGTTGTACAATAAATATGCATCCAAAGGTTTGCAGATATATCAGGTTTCTTTAGATGCCGACGAGCATTATTGGAAAACAGTAACAGACAAATTACCTTGGATTTGTGTTCGTGATGAAGATGGACCAGAATCAAGATATATTTCATTGTATAATATAAAGAATGTGCCAACTCTGTTCTTGATTAATAAGAATAACGAGCTTAATTCACGTTTTGAAAGTCTTAAAAATATAGAATCTGGATTGCAAAAGCTTCTTTAA
- the greA gene encoding transcription elongation factor GreA, giving the protein MAYMSEEGYKKLVEELRILETVNRPEISRQIGEARDKGDLSENAEYDAAKEAQGMLEMKISQLKNIVGNAKIIDESKLKTDSVQILNKVELKNVKNGMKMVYTIVSESEANLKEGKLSVKTPIAKGLLGKKVGDIAEITVPQGKISLEVMNISL; this is encoded by the coding sequence ATGGCTTATATGTCAGAAGAAGGCTACAAGAAATTAGTTGAGGAACTGAGAATTCTCGAAACTGTAAATCGTCCTGAGATTTCAAGACAGATTGGTGAAGCAAGAGATAAAGGTGACTTGTCCGAAAACGCAGAATATGATGCGGCAAAAGAAGCACAGGGTATGCTTGAAATGAAAATTAGTCAGTTGAAGAATATTGTAGGCAACGCTAAAATTATTGATGAGTCTAAATTGAAGACAGATTCTGTTCAGATTCTGAATAAGGTAGAACTCAAGAATGTTAAGAATGGAATGAAGATGGTATACACTATTGTTTCTGAAAGTGAAGCTAATCTGAAAGAAGGCAAGTTGTCTGTTAAAACTCCGATTGCTAAGGGACTTCTTGGAAAAAAGGTTGGAGATATAGCAGAAATAACAGTTCCACAAGGAAAGATTTCTCTTGAAGTGATGAATATTTCTCTCTAA
- the pnp gene encoding polyribonucleotide nucleotidyltransferase, with amino-acid sequence MINPIVKTIELGDGRTITLETGKLAKQADGSVMLRMGNTMLLATVCAAKDAVPGTDFMPLQVEYKEKYAAFGRFPGGFTKREGRASDYEILTCRLVDRALRPLFPDNYHAEVYVNIILFSADGEDMPDALAGLAASAALAVSDIPFNGPISEVRVARIDGKFVINPTFTELEKADMDIMVAATYDNIMMVEGEMKEVSEAELLEAMKVAHEAIKVHCKAQIELAEAVGSTVKREYCHEVNDDELRKAVHEACYDKSYAIAASGNRNKHEREDAFNAIRDEFKAQLSEEELAEKGALIDKYYHDVEKEAMRRCILDEGKRLDGRKTTEIRPIWSEVGYLPGPHGSAIFTRGETQSLTSVTLGTKMDEKIIDNVLARGKERFLLHYNFPPFCTGEAKAQRGTGRREIGHGNLAHMALKNIIPDNYPYVVRVVSEILESNGSSSMATVCAGTLALMDAGVKIKKPVSGIAMGLIKNAGEDKFAVLSDILGDEDHLGDMDFKVTGTKDGITATQMDIKVDGLSFDILEQALSQAKEGRMHILGKIMETIQEPRADLKDHAPRIETLIIPKEFIGAIIGPGGKIIQGMQEETGATITIEEIEGVGKIEVSGTNKAAIDNAMRLIKGIVAVPEVGEVYKGKVRSVMPYGAFVEFLPGKDGLLHISEIDWKRLETVEEAGIKEGDEIEVKLIDVDSKTGKFKLSKKALIPRPPKKEDK; translated from the coding sequence ATGATCAACCCAATTGTTAAAACAATCGAGCTAGGAGATGGAAGAACCATCACACTCGAGACGGGAAAATTGGCAAAACAGGCAGACGGTTCTGTAATGCTTCGCATGGGTAACACCATGTTGCTAGCTACTGTTTGTGCCGCTAAAGATGCAGTTCCCGGAACAGATTTTATGCCCTTACAGGTAGAGTACAAAGAAAAATACGCAGCATTTGGCCGCTTCCCTGGTGGTTTCACAAAGAGAGAAGGTAGAGCTTCTGATTATGAAATCCTTACCTGTCGCCTTGTAGACCGCGCTCTACGTCCATTATTCCCAGACAACTACCATGCAGAAGTTTATGTAAACATTATCCTTTTCTCTGCAGATGGTGAAGATATGCCCGATGCTTTAGCAGGACTTGCTGCTTCTGCAGCATTAGCTGTTTCAGACATACCTTTCAACGGACCTATTTCTGAAGTACGTGTTGCACGTATTGACGGTAAGTTTGTTATTAACCCAACTTTCACTGAACTTGAAAAAGCCGACATGGATATCATGGTTGCTGCAACTTATGATAACATCATGATGGTTGAAGGTGAAATGAAAGAAGTTTCAGAAGCTGAACTATTGGAAGCAATGAAAGTTGCTCACGAAGCAATCAAAGTACATTGCAAAGCTCAGATAGAACTAGCTGAAGCTGTAGGTTCAACTGTTAAACGTGAATATTGCCACGAAGTAAACGATGATGAACTTCGCAAAGCTGTTCATGAAGCTTGCTATGATAAATCATATGCAATTGCAGCATCAGGAAATAGAAACAAACACGAACGTGAAGACGCGTTCAATGCTATCCGCGATGAATTCAAAGCTCAGTTATCTGAAGAAGAATTAGCTGAAAAGGGAGCTTTGATCGACAAATATTATCACGATGTAGAAAAAGAAGCTATGCGTCGTTGCATTCTTGATGAAGGCAAACGTCTTGACGGAAGAAAGACTACCGAAATTCGCCCAATCTGGAGTGAAGTTGGTTATCTTCCAGGCCCTCACGGATCTGCTATTTTTACCCGTGGTGAAACTCAATCTCTGACTTCTGTTACTTTAGGTACCAAGATGGATGAGAAAATCATTGATAATGTATTGGCAAGAGGAAAAGAACGTTTCTTGTTACACTATAATTTCCCTCCATTCTGTACAGGTGAAGCAAAAGCTCAACGAGGCACAGGCCGTCGCGAAATTGGACACGGAAACCTAGCTCACATGGCTTTAAAAAATATAATCCCAGATAACTATCCTTATGTAGTTCGTGTAGTATCTGAGATTCTTGAGTCAAACGGTTCTTCTTCAATGGCTACTGTATGTGCCGGAACATTAGCTCTTATGGATGCTGGTGTGAAGATTAAGAAACCAGTTTCAGGTATCGCAATGGGATTAATTAAGAATGCAGGCGAAGATAAATTTGCTGTATTATCTGATATTCTGGGTGATGAAGATCACTTAGGCGATATGGACTTCAAGGTTACAGGAACAAAAGACGGTATTACTGCTACTCAGATGGATATCAAGGTAGACGGACTTTCTTTTGATATTCTGGAACAAGCCCTAAGTCAAGCTAAAGAAGGTCGTATGCACATTCTTGGTAAGATAATGGAAACAATTCAAGAACCTCGTGCTGACTTGAAAGACCATGCTCCACGTATTGAAACATTGATTATTCCTAAAGAATTCATTGGCGCAATTATCGGCCCTGGTGGAAAAATCATTCAAGGAATGCAGGAAGAAACTGGCGCAACTATCACTATCGAAGAGATTGAAGGTGTTGGTAAAATTGAAGTTTCAGGAACAAACAAAGCTGCTATTGATAATGCAATGCGCTTAATCAAGGGTATTGTTGCAGTACCAGAAGTTGGTGAAGTTTATAAAGGTAAGGTACGCTCAGTTATGCCTTATGGTGCATTCGTAGAATTCCTTCCAGGAAAAGACGGATTACTTCACATCTCTGAAATTGACTGGAAACGCCTGGAAACAGTTGAAGAAGCTGGAATCAAAGAAGGTGACGAAATTGAAGTTAAGTTAATTGATGTTGATTCTAAGACTGGTAAGTTCAAACTTTCTAAGAAAGCTTTAATTCCACGTCCTCCAAAGAAAGAAGATAAGTAA